In Massilia violaceinigra, one DNA window encodes the following:
- the hda gene encoding DnaA regulatory inactivator Hda: MKQLVLDLGAEQAHSLDTFEVGQNAELAHLMHQFAERRSREHFAYLWGETGAGKTHLLQALAATPRSRYIACDAPESEFTYAPETTLYLLDDCEKLSPQAQIDAFALFNQIREHGAYMVSTGPVPPVVLPVREDLRTRMGWGLIYQIHGLADEQKIAALTHAAEARGLTLSASVLPYLLSHFKRDMRSLSTMLDALDQYSLETQRPVTLPLLRDLLLQANPQADTKE, translated from the coding sequence ATGAAACAGCTGGTACTCGATTTGGGCGCAGAGCAGGCGCACAGCCTCGATACCTTCGAGGTAGGGCAAAATGCCGAACTGGCGCATCTGATGCACCAGTTCGCGGAGCGTCGTTCGCGCGAACATTTCGCCTACCTGTGGGGCGAAACCGGCGCCGGCAAGACCCACCTGCTCCAAGCCTTGGCCGCCACGCCGCGCTCGCGCTACATCGCCTGCGACGCCCCCGAATCCGAATTCACGTACGCGCCCGAGACCACCCTGTACCTGCTCGACGACTGCGAGAAGCTCTCGCCGCAGGCCCAGATCGACGCTTTTGCCCTGTTCAACCAGATCCGCGAACACGGCGCCTACATGGTCAGCACCGGGCCGGTGCCGCCGGTGGTGCTGCCGGTACGCGAAGACCTGCGCACGCGCATGGGATGGGGCCTGATCTACCAGATCCACGGCCTGGCCGACGAACAGAAGATCGCCGCGCTCACGCATGCCGCCGAAGCGCGCGGTTTGACCTTGTCGGCCAGCGTGTTACCCTATCTGCTGTCCCATTTCAAGCGCGACATGCGCTCCCTGTCGACGATGCTAGACGCACTCGATCAGTATTCCCTCGAAACCCAGCGACCGGTCACCCTGCCGTTGCTGCGCGATTTACTATTACAAGCCAACCCGCAAGCGGACACCAAAGAATGA
- a CDS encoding alpha/beta hydrolase has protein sequence MRFPALLLAIGLAGCGTMQIEEKNFIHPDGKDAPALARVDVAALLPAYSVTGETVATPDGATLRGVYLARAGAAITVLYFGGNAFHLDQHARDVLPLLAACGSNVAVFDYRGYGRSSGVPTVENMRADALRVFDHVNAINPGKVAVHGQSLGSFMAAYVASQRPLARGMVLEATATTVQEWTDANVPWYLKLFLKVDVADTLRGVDNQALVRTWDGPSLVLSGEKDQLIPVAMSRKVYDAIPGENKQWHVARGASHNGILAHPDVSPVYCDFVRKL, from the coding sequence ATGCGTTTTCCTGCTTTATTGCTCGCCATCGGCCTGGCCGGATGCGGCACCATGCAAATCGAAGAGAAAAATTTCATCCATCCCGACGGCAAGGACGCGCCCGCGCTGGCGCGGGTCGATGTCGCGGCACTGCTGCCCGCCTACAGCGTGACCGGGGAAACGGTCGCCACGCCGGACGGCGCCACCCTGCGCGGGGTGTATCTGGCGCGTGCCGGCGCGGCCATCACCGTGCTCTACTTCGGCGGCAACGCCTTCCACCTCGACCAGCATGCGCGCGACGTGCTGCCGCTGCTGGCCGCCTGCGGCAGCAATGTGGCCGTGTTCGACTACCGCGGCTACGGCCGCAGCAGCGGCGTGCCGACGGTGGAAAACATGCGGGCCGACGCGCTGCGCGTGTTCGACCATGTCAATGCCATCAATCCGGGCAAGGTGGCCGTGCATGGCCAGTCGCTGGGCAGCTTCATGGCGGCCTACGTGGCGAGCCAGCGGCCGCTTGCCAGGGGCATGGTGCTCGAAGCGACCGCCACCACCGTGCAGGAATGGACCGACGCTAACGTGCCCTGGTATCTGAAGCTGTTTTTGAAAGTGGACGTGGCCGACACGCTGCGCGGCGTGGATAACCAGGCGCTCGTCAGGACCTGGGATGGTCCCAGCCTGGTGCTGTCGGGCGAGAAGGACCAACTGATCCCGGTGGCGATGTCGCGCAAGGTGTACGACGCGATCCCGGGCGAGAACAAGCAGTGGCATGTGGCCAGGGGAGCGAGCCATAACGGCATTCTGGCGCATCCCGACGTGAGTCCGGTGTACTGCGACTTTGTGCGCAAGCTGTAG
- the folK gene encoding 2-amino-4-hydroxy-6-hydroxymethyldihydropteridine diphosphokinase: MIAYVGIGANLGDARANVADALARLAALDGSRLLAQSSAWRTAPIDSSGDDYINAVACIDTDLSAQALLAALQAIELAHGRERPYRNAPRTLDLDILLYNDERIDTASLQVPHPRMTERAFVLVPLLEIAPDIEVPGHGPARQFLPAVAGQAIERLN, encoded by the coding sequence ATGATCGCGTACGTCGGCATCGGCGCCAACCTGGGCGACGCGCGCGCCAACGTGGCCGACGCCCTGGCGCGCCTGGCCGCGCTGGACGGCAGCCGCCTGCTGGCGCAATCGTCGGCCTGGCGCACCGCGCCGATCGACTCCTCGGGCGACGACTACATCAACGCGGTCGCCTGCATCGACACGGATCTGAGCGCACAAGCGCTGCTGGCCGCGCTGCAGGCGATCGAACTGGCGCACGGGCGCGAACGGCCCTACCGTAACGCCCCGCGCACCCTCGACCTCGACATCCTGCTGTATAACGACGAACGGATCGACACGGCCAGCCTGCAGGTGCCGCATCCGCGCATGACCGAGCGCGCGTTCGTGCTGGTGCCGCTGCTGGAGATCGCACCGGACATCGAAGTACCGGGGCATGGGCCGGCACGTCAATTTCTTCCCGCCGTCGCCGGCCAGGCCATCGAACGGCTGAACTGA
- a CDS encoding helix-turn-helix transcriptional regulator, which produces MYFIFELTYQLSSDDNNHDEIVGRLGGEGCTDALVGIGHPGRIALDFSREADNAFAAMTSAIADVKRAIPTAELIEVRPDLVGLTDIAEFAEVSRQNMRKLSHNYPETFPVPVHAGSTTLWHLDDVLRWMMPRGTYPIEPGTLEVASIAKQLNFAIQARQIEPELFRQVQALLA; this is translated from the coding sequence ATGTATTTCATCTTTGAGCTGACTTATCAATTGTCCAGCGACGATAACAATCATGATGAGATTGTTGGTCGTCTGGGCGGAGAGGGCTGTACCGATGCCTTGGTCGGTATCGGCCACCCAGGACGTATCGCGCTCGATTTTAGCCGTGAGGCTGACAATGCTTTTGCCGCCATGACCAGTGCAATTGCCGATGTGAAGCGTGCCATTCCTACAGCAGAGCTTATTGAAGTACGTCCCGATCTGGTGGGACTTACTGACATTGCGGAGTTTGCCGAAGTAAGCCGCCAAAACATGCGCAAGCTGTCACATAACTACCCCGAAACCTTTCCCGTGCCAGTGCATGCGGGAAGTACGACCTTGTGGCACCTCGATGATGTTCTTCGCTGGATGATGCCGCGCGGGACTTACCCGATCGAGCCGGGTACGCTTGAGGTGGCGTCGATCGCCAAACAGCTTAATTTCGCCATCCAGGCCCGGCAAATCGAGCCTGAATTATTCCGTCAAGTACAGGCGTTGCTGGCCTGA
- a CDS encoding acylase, with the protein MIAPSYPAQLRLLRTSAAAILLTLTAGCGNDDNTASEPGPGYAAEIRRTAYGIPHIKADDDGGLGYGIGYAYAQDNICLMAERIVTANGERAKYFGADARGATEDTAPNLASDYFYRLINDPEAVATAWREQPAPMRALVEGYVAGYNQYLDERGKGGLPEACKNGAWVRSMTTGDMVKIVRRYAAEGAGSHFIDMLVAAAPPGSAAAPASSRAAFPRRGGPSAVDPQYWQQQHARTGSNGVALGKDATENGQGMLLANPHNWWKGDLRFYQLHLTIPGKLDVMGASLGGMPMVSIGFNKDVAWTHTNNTSSHFTLHQLQLDPLDPTRYLVDGKVQSMTRKRIDVEVRQADGSLATRSHDFYQTPLGVVMHLPNMLEWNRKNAYTLLDANMGNHRMLAQWRAMNSARSLGELREGIDRIVGLPWVNTVAVDKDGKTLLMDVTVVPNVPLAKEKACVPAAFRELAAGGVLVLDASTSACNPGTDPAAPQSGIFAGASLPRLERDDYVQNSNDSAWLSNPAAPLTGFPAIVSVDAQEQSGRTRIGISQLQARLAGTDGLAGRRMSVSQLQALLFSNRAYYASQTMADMLRACDGARLAAADGTMVDLTLPCARLRTWDHTANLDANIGFGYFSSMWDQLYGTPLFWAVPFNPADPVNTPRGLRLDDAASMTTLRTALATAVLEMEANGWGLDTTWGQVQQSERGGKRIPIHGGRYQYGIYNVIVSEALAGGGREATEGSSYVQTVMFDRNGPQAQAVLAYGQSVDPASPHYADQTELYSRKTWPTLPFTETQIAADPAYKRIAISHKGKAKQ; encoded by the coding sequence ATGATCGCACCCTCGTACCCCGCTCAACTGCGCTTGCTGCGCACCAGCGCCGCCGCCATCCTGCTCACGCTGACCGCCGGCTGCGGCAACGACGACAACACAGCGTCCGAACCGGGGCCTGGCTACGCCGCCGAGATCCGCCGCACCGCTTACGGCATTCCGCACATCAAGGCCGATGATGACGGCGGCCTCGGCTACGGCATCGGCTATGCATACGCGCAAGACAATATCTGCCTGATGGCCGAGCGCATCGTCACCGCCAACGGCGAACGCGCCAAGTATTTCGGTGCCGACGCGCGCGGCGCAACCGAAGACACGGCCCCCAACCTGGCCTCGGACTACTTCTATCGCCTGATCAACGACCCGGAAGCGGTGGCCACCGCCTGGCGCGAACAGCCGGCGCCCATGCGCGCGCTGGTCGAAGGCTATGTGGCCGGCTACAACCAGTATCTCGACGAGCGCGGCAAGGGCGGCTTGCCGGAAGCCTGCAAGAACGGCGCCTGGGTGCGCAGCATGACCACCGGCGACATGGTGAAAATCGTGCGCCGCTATGCCGCCGAAGGGGCAGGCAGCCATTTCATCGACATGCTGGTCGCCGCCGCGCCACCGGGCTCGGCCGCGGCACCGGCATCGTCGCGGGCGGCGTTCCCGCGCCGCGGCGGCCCCAGCGCGGTCGATCCGCAATACTGGCAACAGCAGCACGCCCGCACCGGCAGCAACGGCGTGGCGCTGGGTAAAGATGCCACCGAGAACGGACAAGGCATGCTGCTGGCCAATCCGCATAACTGGTGGAAGGGCGACTTGCGCTTCTACCAGTTGCACCTGACCATTCCGGGCAAGCTCGATGTGATGGGCGCCTCGCTCGGCGGCATGCCGATGGTCAGCATCGGCTTCAACAAGGACGTGGCCTGGACCCACACCAACAACACCTCCAGCCACTTCACCTTGCACCAGTTACAGCTCGACCCGCTAGATCCGACCCGCTACCTGGTCGACGGCAAGGTCCAGAGCATGACGCGCAAGCGAATCGACGTCGAGGTGCGCCAGGCCGACGGCAGCCTGGCCACGCGCAGCCATGATTTTTACCAGACCCCGCTGGGCGTGGTGATGCATCTGCCGAACATGCTGGAATGGAACCGCAAGAACGCCTACACCCTGCTCGACGCCAACATGGGCAATCACCGCATGCTGGCACAATGGCGGGCGATGAACAGCGCGCGCAGCCTGGGCGAGCTGCGCGAAGGCATCGACCGCATCGTCGGCTTGCCATGGGTGAACACCGTGGCGGTGGACAAGGATGGCAAGACTCTGCTGATGGACGTGACCGTGGTGCCGAACGTACCGCTGGCCAAGGAAAAAGCCTGCGTGCCGGCCGCGTTCAGGGAGCTGGCGGCCGGCGGCGTGCTGGTGCTCGACGCCTCGACCAGCGCCTGCAATCCCGGCACTGACCCGGCCGCGCCCCAGAGCGGCATTTTCGCCGGGGCCAGCCTGCCGCGCCTGGAACGCGACGATTACGTCCAGAACTCGAACGACAGCGCCTGGCTGAGCAATCCGGCGGCGCCGCTGACCGGCTTCCCCGCGATCGTCAGTGTCGACGCGCAGGAACAAAGCGGGCGCACGCGGATCGGCATTTCCCAGTTGCAGGCGCGCCTGGCGGGCACGGACGGCCTGGCCGGACGGCGCATGTCGGTAAGCCAGCTGCAAGCGCTGTTGTTCAGCAACCGCGCCTACTACGCCAGCCAGACCATGGCCGACATGCTGCGCGCCTGCGACGGGGCCCGCCTGGCGGCGGCCGACGGCACGATGGTCGACCTGACGCTGCCCTGCGCCAGGTTGCGCACCTGGGACCACACGGCCAACCTGGACGCCAATATCGGCTTCGGCTACTTCTCCAGCATGTGGGACCAGCTGTACGGCACGCCCCTGTTCTGGGCCGTGCCCTTCAACCCGGCCGATCCGGTCAACACGCCGCGCGGCCTGCGCCTGGACGACGCGGCCAGCATGACCACCCTGCGCACGGCCCTGGCGACCGCAGTGCTCGAGATGGAAGCGAACGGCTGGGGGCTCGATACCACCTGGGGCCAGGTGCAGCAGAGCGAGCGCGGCGGCAAACGCATTCCGATCCACGGCGGGCGCTACCAGTACGGCATCTACAACGTGATCGTCAGCGAAGCGCTGGCCGGCGGGGGACGCGAGGCGACCGAAGGCAGCAGCTACGTGCAGACCGTGATGTTCGACCGCAACGGCCCGCAGGCGCAAGCCGTGCTCGCGTATGGCCAGTCGGTCGACCCGGCCTCGCCCCACTACGCCGACCAGACCGAGCTGTATTCGCGTAAAACCTGGCCCACCCTGCCCTTTACGGAAACGCAGATCGCGGCCGATCCGGCGTACAAGCGTATTGCCATCAGCCACAAGGGCAAAGCAAAGCAGTAA
- a CDS encoding DMT family protein, translating into MTVAWYGHLKNMSSKAWWYAALVSWAIALFEYLLQVPANRIGHTQYSLAQLKILQEAITLTVFVPFAMFYMGEPFKLDYAWAGLCLVGAVYFIFRS; encoded by the coding sequence ATGACGGTTGCCTGGTATGGCCACCTGAAGAACATGTCGAGCAAGGCGTGGTGGTATGCGGCGCTGGTCAGTTGGGCCATCGCCCTGTTCGAATACCTGCTGCAGGTGCCGGCCAACCGCATCGGCCATACGCAATACAGCCTGGCGCAGCTCAAGATCCTGCAGGAAGCCATCACCCTGACGGTGTTCGTCCCGTTCGCGATGTTCTACATGGGCGAACCGTTCAAGCTCGATTACGCGTGGGCCGGGCTATGCCTGGTCGGCGCCGTCTACTTCATCTTCCGCAGCTGA
- a CDS encoding HAD family hydrolase has protein sequence MKNLALFDLDHTLLPIDSDHEWGEFLVRTGAVDPVEFKRRNDEFYAQYQAGTLDPVEYLEFALGTLARFPRKELDAMHAQFMAEVIEPAILPRARELLRQHLDAGDLVAIITATNRFVTAPIARALGVEHLIAAVPEEDADGNLTGKLVGVPTSGAGKVTHTHAWLAQVGTPLDGFGRSHFYSDSHNDIPLLSVVTHPVATNPNAVLATHATRLGWPLLHLFND, from the coding sequence ATGAAGAACCTGGCGCTGTTTGACCTGGACCATACCCTGCTGCCGATCGATTCGGACCACGAATGGGGCGAATTTTTAGTCCGCACCGGCGCCGTCGATCCCGTCGAATTCAAGCGCCGCAACGACGAATTTTATGCCCAGTACCAGGCCGGCACGCTCGACCCGGTCGAATACCTCGAATTCGCGCTCGGCACCCTGGCGCGCTTTCCGCGCAAGGAACTCGACGCCATGCACGCGCAGTTCATGGCCGAAGTGATCGAACCTGCCATCCTGCCGCGCGCGCGTGAGCTGCTCCGGCAGCACCTCGATGCCGGCGACCTGGTGGCCATCATCACCGCCACCAACCGCTTCGTCACCGCGCCGATCGCCAGGGCGCTGGGCGTGGAGCACCTGATCGCCGCGGTGCCCGAAGAAGACGCCGACGGCAACCTGACCGGCAAACTGGTGGGCGTGCCGACATCGGGCGCCGGCAAGGTCACCCACACCCACGCCTGGCTGGCGCAGGTGGGCACGCCGTTGGATGGCTTCGGGCGCAGCCACTTCTACAGCGATTCCCACAACGATATCCCCCTACTGTCCGTCGTCACCCATCCTGTCGCGACCAACCCGAACGCCGTGCTGGCGACCCACGCCACACGCCTTGGCTGGCCTTTACTCCATCTATTCAATGATTAA
- the pcnB gene encoding polynucleotide adenylyltransferase PcnB, giving the protein MIKKFIRKMLGVKEKQPVRDLTEPIILGAAEHGIDSKLLSSNAIRVTQTLQEAGFKAFVVGGAVRDLLLSVKPKDFDIATDATPEQVKRLFRRAFIIGKRFQIVHVMFGSDLLEVTTFRGAGESSAPKDEHGRVLRDNNFGPQHEDAMRRDFTINAMYYDPATQVVLDYHGGIADIRDKTLRIIGQPEARYREDPVRLLRVVRFAARLGFTIEPHTREPIPVMAPLINNVPAARVFDEMLKLLMSGHALACLQQLRKEGLHHGLLPLLDVVLEQPIGMKFVTLALESTDNRVKAGKGVSPGFLFASLLWHQVVEKWTAYRAAGESPIPALHLAADDVLDSQTEKLALQRKIGSDMRDIWSMQPRFERRNGKAPYKLLEHPRFRAGYDFLLLRCESGEIEMEIGEWWTAFYEGDAVERETLLTTAVAAPAGAKRKRPPRRAPRNRASGEGGDTATTTSTTGSTSGDE; this is encoded by the coding sequence ATGATTAAAAAATTCATCCGCAAAATGCTCGGCGTCAAAGAGAAGCAGCCAGTGCGCGACCTGACCGAACCCATCATCCTGGGCGCGGCGGAGCACGGGATCGATTCCAAGCTGCTGTCGTCGAACGCGATCCGCGTGACCCAGACATTGCAGGAGGCGGGCTTCAAGGCGTTCGTGGTGGGCGGCGCCGTGCGCGACCTGCTGCTGTCGGTCAAACCGAAGGACTTCGACATCGCCACCGATGCCACGCCCGAACAGGTCAAGCGCCTGTTCCGGCGCGCCTTCATCATCGGCAAGCGCTTCCAGATCGTGCACGTGATGTTCGGTTCCGACCTGCTGGAGGTAACCACCTTCCGCGGCGCCGGCGAGTCCAGCGCGCCCAAGGACGAACACGGACGGGTCCTGCGCGACAATAACTTCGGTCCCCAGCACGAAGACGCCATGCGGCGCGACTTCACGATCAACGCCATGTACTACGACCCGGCCACGCAGGTGGTGCTGGACTACCACGGCGGCATTGCCGACATCCGCGACAAGACCCTGCGCATCATCGGCCAGCCCGAAGCGCGCTACCGCGAAGATCCGGTACGCCTGTTGCGCGTGGTGCGCTTCGCCGCGCGCCTGGGCTTTACCATCGAACCGCACACGCGCGAACCGATCCCCGTCATGGCCCCGCTGATCAACAACGTGCCGGCCGCGCGCGTGTTCGACGAAATGCTCAAGCTGCTCATGAGCGGCCACGCACTGGCCTGCCTGCAGCAGCTGCGCAAGGAGGGCCTGCACCACGGCCTGCTGCCGCTGCTCGACGTGGTGCTGGAGCAGCCGATCGGCATGAAGTTCGTCACCCTGGCGCTGGAGTCCACCGACAACCGCGTCAAGGCCGGCAAGGGCGTCTCGCCCGGCTTCCTGTTTGCGTCGCTGCTGTGGCACCAGGTGGTCGAGAAATGGACCGCCTACCGCGCGGCGGGCGAGTCGCCGATTCCGGCGCTGCACCTGGCGGCCGACGACGTACTCGATTCGCAAACCGAAAAACTGGCCCTGCAGCGCAAGATCGGCTCGGACATGCGCGACATCTGGTCGATGCAGCCGCGCTTCGAGCGGCGCAACGGCAAGGCCCCGTACAAGCTGCTGGAACACCCGCGCTTCCGCGCCGGCTACGACTTCCTGCTGCTGCGCTGCGAGTCGGGCGAGATCGAAATGGAAATCGGCGAATGGTGGACCGCCTTTTATGAAGGCGACGCCGTCGAACGCGAAACCCTGCTCACCACCGCCGTGGCCGCACCGGCCGGCGCCAAGCGCAAGCGCCCGCCGCGCCGCGCACCACGCAACCGCGCCAGTGGCGAAGGCGGCGACACCGCCACCACCACCAGCACCACCGGCAGCACCAGCGGCGACGAATGA
- the purM gene encoding phosphoribosylformylglycinamidine cyclo-ligase, producing the protein MSQLSNVSLSYRDAGVDIDAGDALVEAIKPFAKKTMREGVMGGIGGFGALFEISKKFKEPVLVSGTDGVGTKLRLAFELNRHDTVGIDLVAMSVNDILVQGAEPLFFLDYFACGKLDVPTATAVVKGIAQGCEQAGCALIGGETAEMPSMYPAGEYDLAGFAVGAVEKSKIIDGTKITPGDVVLGLASSGVHSNGYSLVRKIIEVAKPDLNADFHGRPLADVLMEPTRIYVKPLLALMESMEVKGMVHITGGGLVENVPRVLQPGLTAVLDSKAWTMPPLFQWLQQHGGVADAEMHRVFNCGIGMIVIVSKENADAAFAQLQAAGESVSRIGVIRAREGDEHQTIVS; encoded by the coding sequence ATGAGCCAACTTTCTAATGTTTCCCTCTCCTACCGCGACGCCGGTGTCGATATCGATGCCGGAGACGCCCTGGTCGAAGCGATCAAGCCGTTTGCCAAGAAAACCATGCGCGAAGGCGTCATGGGCGGCATCGGCGGTTTCGGCGCGCTGTTCGAGATCAGCAAGAAGTTCAAGGAGCCGGTACTGGTGTCCGGCACCGACGGCGTGGGCACCAAACTCAGGCTCGCGTTCGAACTGAACCGCCATGACACGGTCGGCATCGACCTGGTCGCCATGAGCGTCAACGATATCCTGGTGCAGGGCGCCGAGCCGCTGTTCTTCCTCGATTACTTCGCATGCGGCAAGCTCGACGTGCCGACCGCCACCGCCGTCGTCAAGGGCATCGCCCAGGGCTGCGAGCAGGCCGGTTGCGCGCTGATCGGCGGCGAAACGGCGGAAATGCCGAGCATGTACCCGGCCGGCGAGTACGACCTGGCCGGTTTCGCGGTCGGCGCGGTGGAAAAATCGAAAATCATCGACGGCACCAAGATCACCCCGGGCGACGTGGTGCTGGGCCTGGCATCGTCGGGCGTGCACTCGAACGGTTATTCGCTGGTGCGCAAGATCATTGAAGTGGCCAAGCCGGACCTGAACGCCGACTTCCACGGCCGCCCGCTGGCCGACGTGCTGATGGAGCCGACCCGTATTTACGTCAAGCCGCTGCTGGCGCTGATGGAATCGATGGAAGTCAAAGGCATGGTGCACATCACCGGCGGCGGTCTGGTTGAAAACGTGCCGCGCGTATTGCAGCCAGGGCTGACGGCGGTGCTCGATTCGAAGGCATGGACCATGCCGCCGCTGTTCCAGTGGCTGCAGCAGCACGGCGGCGTGGCCGACGCTGAAATGCACCGCGTCTTCAACTGCGGCATCGGCATGATCGTGATCGTGTCGAAAGAAAATGCCGATGCGGCGTTTGCACAGTTGCAGGCCGCCGGCGAGAGCGTCTCGCGCATCGGCGTCATCCGCGCGCGCGAAGGTGACGAGCACCAGACGATCGTCAGCTGA
- a CDS encoding PEP-CTERM sorting domain-containing protein (PEP-CTERM proteins occur, often in large numbers, in the proteomes of bacteria that also encode an exosortase, a predicted intramembrane cysteine proteinase. The presence of a PEP-CTERM domain at a protein's C-terminus predicts cleavage within the sorting domain, followed by covalent anchoring to some some component of the (usually Gram-negative) cell surface. Many PEP-CTERM proteins exhibit an unusual sequence composition that includes large numbers of potential glycosylation sites. Expression of one such protein has been shown restore the ability of a bacterium to form floc, a type of biofilm.), giving the protein MNPTQLLATCCLLATTASAQAVVVIDQSHVPDNVSAMNSSASISWDTFRRAQTFTVGVSGFLNSVQVFTTGTKDTFDNMNILDRVEGTGNIISTSQLVDKTWSTVTFDFRPYNIAVKAGDVLAFEIFGKSEGDMQVVEYYGVNNSAWNDSYTGGSDFFINPDFGYTTFTPNPIDAYFVSTVDNGVPAVPEPSHYAMLALGLLCVGALASRRRA; this is encoded by the coding sequence ATGAATCCCACCCAACTTCTCGCTACCTGCTGCCTGCTGGCCACAACGGCCTCCGCGCAGGCCGTCGTTGTCATCGACCAGAGCCACGTCCCCGACAATGTCAGTGCCATGAACAGCAGCGCATCGATCTCGTGGGACACCTTCCGGCGTGCCCAGACGTTTACCGTGGGCGTGTCGGGGTTTCTCAATTCGGTGCAGGTGTTCACCACCGGCACGAAAGACACCTTCGATAATATGAACATTCTCGACCGCGTGGAGGGCACGGGCAACATCATCTCGACCTCCCAGCTGGTCGACAAGACCTGGTCCACCGTGACGTTCGATTTTCGGCCGTACAACATCGCCGTCAAAGCCGGCGATGTGCTGGCCTTTGAAATTTTTGGCAAGTCCGAGGGCGACATGCAGGTCGTGGAGTATTACGGCGTCAACAACTCAGCGTGGAACGACAGCTATACCGGCGGCAGCGACTTCTTCATCAATCCCGACTTCGGCTATACCACCTTCACGCCCAATCCGATCGACGCCTATTTCGTGAGCACGGTCGATAACGGCGTGCCGGCCGTGCCCGAACCATCGCACTACGCCATGCTGGCGCTGGGACTGCTGTGCGTAGGCGCGCTGGCAAGCCGGCGGCGCGCCTGA